One Pectobacterium polaris DNA window includes the following coding sequences:
- the kdpF gene encoding K(+)-transporting ATPase subunit F has translation MTLSIVLGGLLVLLLLAYLVYALLKAEEF, from the coding sequence GTGACGCTTAGCATCGTCTTAGGCGGCCTACTCGTGCTGCTGTTACTGGCCTATCTGGTTTATGCCTTGTTGAAGGCGGAGGAATTCTGA
- a CDS encoding YbfA family protein: MSLYTTYPLHRILLRRAAVVAIGVLALPVMLFRRDRARFYSYLHRVWLKTSDKPVWMAQSEAAACDFY, encoded by the coding sequence ATGTCGCTTTATACTACTTATCCCTTGCACCGTATTCTCCTGCGTCGCGCTGCCGTGGTTGCCATCGGCGTGCTGGCGTTACCGGTGATGCTGTTCCGTCGCGATCGGGCACGTTTTTACAGCTATTTACACCGCGTCTGGCTGAAAACCAGCGATAAGCCGGTATGGATGGCGCAGTCCGAAGCCGCCGCCTGCGATTTTTATTAA
- a CDS encoding ABC transporter permease — MNKFALLPLFTVAVLFTLVGIPVLFVALQAIFPNLGSGSFANPFSAFADVFAQARLFALLKNTLLLGLGVALCCAVIAIPLGALRGLFALPLARFWDLLFLIPFLIPPYIAGLSWMLALQPRGYAEQLLPIQLGEVLFSLPGMIGVMTLNIFPVVYFAVSRSMAASGNRLADVARVHGASGWQAFLRVTLPLSLPATAASLLLAFTLAIEEYGIPAALGSRAGIQVLTTNIEQRLADWPIDLSGSAVLSLLLVAIALCAFTLQRAIVAGNNVETTTGKPAAIVTRPLGIWRWPVLVLFSTVGLLAVGIPLASMLITAFSATISSEISWQNLTWQHFTMLVDYENEALPALTTSLGLAVGSALLTGTVGFLASWFVVAKRIRGAAVLDGLSMLPAALPGIVVGVGLILAWNQSFWPITPYNTWVILLLSYSCLLLPYPVRYSSAALAQIGSNLESAARVHGASAMAALRLIVFPLVFPSLLAAMMLVFAVASRELVTSLLLSPAGVQTVSIFVWRQFEQGSVGDGMAMASVAVFISLSVMLLALRFHALKTK; from the coding sequence ATGAACAAGTTTGCTTTACTGCCACTGTTTACGGTGGCGGTACTTTTTACGCTGGTTGGCATTCCCGTATTGTTCGTTGCGCTACAGGCGATTTTCCCGAATTTGGGTTCAGGTTCCTTTGCGAACCCGTTCTCGGCCTTCGCGGACGTCTTCGCACAGGCGCGCTTGTTCGCGCTGTTGAAAAATACGCTGCTGCTTGGGCTGGGTGTTGCTCTGTGCTGTGCGGTCATTGCTATTCCACTCGGTGCGTTACGCGGGCTCTTTGCGCTCCCGCTGGCAAGATTTTGGGATTTACTGTTTCTCATTCCCTTCCTGATCCCACCGTATATTGCCGGGCTGTCGTGGATGCTGGCGCTACAGCCACGAGGCTACGCAGAACAGCTATTGCCCATTCAACTCGGTGAGGTTCTGTTTTCACTGCCCGGCATGATTGGTGTCATGACGCTGAATATTTTCCCAGTCGTCTATTTCGCCGTTTCGCGCAGTATGGCTGCAAGCGGAAACCGTCTGGCGGATGTCGCTCGCGTTCACGGTGCCAGCGGCTGGCAGGCCTTCTTGCGAGTCACGCTGCCATTGTCGCTGCCTGCGACAGCAGCCAGCCTGCTGCTTGCCTTCACGCTGGCTATCGAGGAATACGGCATACCTGCCGCACTGGGATCGCGTGCCGGTATTCAGGTCCTGACGACAAATATCGAGCAGCGTCTGGCGGACTGGCCGATCGATCTCTCCGGTTCCGCTGTGCTGTCTTTGCTGTTGGTCGCCATTGCGCTCTGCGCATTTACCCTACAGCGGGCGATTGTCGCCGGTAACAATGTGGAAACCACCACCGGCAAACCCGCCGCCATTGTCACTCGTCCATTAGGAATATGGCGCTGGCCGGTATTAGTGCTGTTTAGCACCGTCGGGCTGCTGGCCGTCGGGATTCCACTGGCGTCCATGCTGATTACCGCGTTTTCTGCCACCATCTCCAGCGAGATTTCCTGGCAAAATTTAACCTGGCAGCACTTCACTATGTTGGTTGATTACGAAAACGAAGCGTTACCCGCCTTGACGACCAGTCTGGGACTGGCGGTCGGCAGCGCGTTGCTGACGGGTACGGTCGGCTTTTTGGCATCGTGGTTTGTGGTCGCCAAGCGTATTCGGGGGGCAGCAGTGTTGGATGGACTATCGATGCTACCCGCCGCGCTGCCGGGAATCGTTGTCGGAGTGGGGTTGATACTCGCCTGGAACCAAAGCTTCTGGCCGATCACGCCCTATAACACCTGGGTGATTTTGCTGCTGTCATACAGTTGTCTGCTGCTGCCCTACCCTGTCCGCTATAGCAGTGCGGCATTGGCGCAAATCGGCAGTAATCTGGAGTCAGCGGCGCGTGTTCACGGCGCTAGCGCAATGGCGGCATTACGATTGATCGTTTTCCCGCTGGTCTTCCCCAGCCTGCTGGCAGCGATGATGCTGGTTTTTGCCGTCGCGTCGCGCGAGCTGGTGACGTCACTCCTGCTATCACCTGCGGGCGTGCAAACGGTGTCCATTTTCGTTTGGCGTCAGTTTGAGCAAGGTTCCGTCGGGGATGGGATGGCGATGGCAAGCGTTGCGGTATTTATCAGCTTATCGGTGATGTTGCTGGCATTACGATTTCATGCGCTAAAAACAAAATAA
- a CDS encoding ABC transporter substrate-binding protein, whose translation MKNTLFTMNQRGIIMGIALSLAAVAGSAQALTLYTAGPGALAKKLAAGYEKQTGVKVDVFQATTGKVMARLEAEQANPRADVLISASWDTATDLQQRGWLLEFDSPNAATVPAQFKTPFYVAQGISALGIVWNSKSGTPEPKDWNDLTKPEFKDKVTTPDPALSGASLDLLIGLQNAEKDKAWEMFDRLKANGMIIAGPNAQALTPVLQGAKAAVFGAVDYVSYGSMESGESIKVIFPSSGTVIAPRPMMILKSSKNQQQAKDFINYMLSPEGQKAVAEAWLMPARQDIDAKRPLFKSLTLLPEGDSASASRAAILDRFATLFGQR comes from the coding sequence ATGAAAAACACACTGTTTACCATGAATCAACGAGGCATCATTATGGGTATAGCTCTCTCATTAGCAGCGGTAGCAGGCAGCGCACAGGCCCTGACGCTGTACACCGCCGGACCGGGAGCACTGGCAAAGAAACTGGCAGCAGGTTATGAAAAGCAGACTGGCGTGAAAGTCGATGTTTTTCAGGCAACAACCGGTAAAGTCATGGCCAGACTGGAAGCCGAGCAGGCCAACCCACGTGCCGATGTCCTGATTTCCGCCTCCTGGGATACGGCGACAGATTTGCAGCAACGCGGCTGGCTGCTGGAATTTGATAGCCCGAATGCAGCCACCGTGCCTGCACAGTTCAAAACCCCTTTCTACGTGGCACAGGGCATTTCCGCGCTGGGCATTGTCTGGAACAGCAAGAGCGGCACGCCAGAACCCAAAGACTGGAACGACCTCACCAAACCTGAATTTAAAGATAAAGTCACCACGCCAGATCCCGCGCTGTCCGGTGCCTCGCTCGATCTGCTGATTGGTTTGCAAAATGCGGAAAAAGATAAAGCCTGGGAGATGTTCGATCGCTTAAAAGCCAACGGTATGATCATCGCAGGCCCGAACGCCCAGGCATTAACGCCGGTGCTGCAAGGCGCGAAAGCCGCCGTTTTTGGTGCCGTGGATTACGTTTCTTACGGCAGCATGGAGTCTGGCGAATCCATTAAAGTCATTTTCCCTTCCAGCGGCACCGTCATTGCCCCTCGCCCGATGATGATCCTGAAAAGCAGCAAAAACCAGCAGCAGGCCAAAGACTTCATCAACTATATGTTGTCGCCTGAAGGCCAGAAAGCCGTGGCGGAAGCCTGGCTGATGCCCGCACGTCAGGACATTGATGCCAAGCGTCCTTTGTTTAAGAGCCTGACATTACTGCCGGAAGGCGATAGCGCGTCAGCGTCCCGTGCTGCCATTCTCGATCGCTTTGCCACCTTATTTGGTCAGCGCTAA
- a CDS encoding ABC transporter ATP-binding protein translates to MTTAELTAPAAIAIDKLSHAFAGKTVLDSISLDVPKGTILALLGPSGCGKSTLLKLLAGLLQPDAGTIHFGDRQVAGHQLSLPPEQRNLGMVFQDYALWPHMTVAQNVGFPLLMRKVPRDLCRQRVDVTLARVGLADFSDRKPADLSGGQQQRVALARAIIAEPNILLFDEPLSNLDRDLRESLCQEMASLLRHLGTTAVYVTHDRGEANILAHRIVHMSQGHITDITTL, encoded by the coding sequence ATGACCACCGCTGAACTCACCGCACCCGCCGCGATTGCGATCGACAAATTGTCCCACGCTTTTGCAGGCAAAACGGTTCTCGATTCCATCAGCCTCGATGTGCCAAAAGGCACCATTCTGGCCCTGCTGGGGCCTTCCGGCTGCGGCAAAAGCACGTTGCTAAAGCTGCTGGCCGGTTTGTTACAGCCGGACGCGGGCACCATTCATTTTGGCGATCGTCAGGTTGCTGGTCACCAGCTATCCCTGCCGCCTGAGCAGCGCAATCTGGGCATGGTCTTTCAGGACTACGCGCTTTGGCCACATATGACCGTTGCACAAAACGTCGGGTTCCCGCTGCTGATGAGGAAGGTTCCGCGCGATCTCTGCCGCCAACGCGTTGACGTCACGCTAGCGCGCGTCGGTCTGGCTGATTTTTCCGATCGCAAACCGGCCGATTTGTCTGGCGGCCAGCAACAGCGAGTCGCGCTGGCACGCGCCATCATCGCGGAACCGAACATCCTGCTCTTCGATGAACCGCTATCCAATCTCGACCGGGATCTACGTGAATCGCTTTGTCAGGAGATGGCATCGCTCTTGCGCCATCTTGGGACCACCGCCGTGTATGTCACCCACGACAGAGGCGAAGCCAACATATTGGCGCACCGTATTGTTCACATGTCGCAAGGCCACATTACTGATATCACCACTCTTTAA
- a CDS encoding YbgA family protein, protein MTLELIPVGISACLLGNPVRFDGGHKRLTFAAEQLAPYFRFEPVCPEMAIGLPVPRPALRLVREGESHITMRASNGSPLDVTQQMTVFSADKVSQLQHLCGYIVCAKSPSCGMERVKVYDEAQKDARKSGIGLFTQELMRQMPWLPVEEDGRLQDPGLRENFIERVYALHELNQLWQNGLSRGALIAFHSRYKLLLLAHSQPEYRELGPFVAGIDKWESLEDYIVEYRKRLMKLLSKPATRRNHTNVLMHVQGYFRRQLNSQQRQELAQLIDRYRQGLQPLLAPITLLKHYMAEYPDAYLAQQRYFEPYPEALRLRYGH, encoded by the coding sequence ATGACGCTCGAACTCATTCCTGTTGGTATCAGCGCCTGTCTGCTCGGTAATCCCGTGCGATTTGATGGCGGACACAAGCGTTTGACGTTTGCCGCTGAACAACTGGCACCCTATTTTCGTTTTGAACCGGTCTGCCCGGAAATGGCGATTGGTTTACCGGTGCCGCGTCCGGCACTCAGGCTGGTGCGAGAAGGGGAAAGCCATATCACGATGCGTGCCAGCAATGGTTCGCCGCTGGATGTTACCCAGCAGATGACGGTGTTTTCCGCTGACAAAGTCAGCCAGCTTCAGCACTTATGCGGTTATATCGTTTGTGCCAAATCGCCGAGCTGCGGTATGGAGCGTGTGAAGGTTTACGATGAAGCGCAAAAGGATGCGCGTAAAAGTGGTATCGGCCTGTTTACGCAGGAACTGATGCGGCAAATGCCCTGGCTACCGGTTGAGGAAGACGGACGCCTGCAAGATCCCGGCCTGCGGGAAAATTTCATTGAGCGCGTTTATGCGTTACACGAGCTGAATCAGCTATGGCAAAACGGGCTGAGCCGTGGCGCGCTGATTGCCTTTCATAGCCGCTATAAACTCCTGCTGCTGGCGCATTCCCAGCCGGAATACCGCGAGCTGGGGCCGTTTGTTGCGGGGATCGATAAGTGGGAATCGCTGGAAGACTACATCGTTGAATACCGGAAGCGGCTAATGAAACTGTTGTCGAAGCCTGCGACGCGTCGCAATCACACCAATGTGCTGATGCACGTACAGGGCTACTTCCGACGCCAGCTCAATTCTCAGCAGCGACAGGAACTGGCGCAGCTCATCGATCGCTATCGACAGGGCTTACAGCCGCTACTGGCACCTATCACGTTGCTAAAACATTACATGGCGGAATACCCCGATGCGTATCTGGCTCAGCAGCGTTACTTTGAGCCGTACCCCGAGGCATTACGCCTGCGTTACGGACACTAG
- the phrB gene encoding deoxyribodipyrimidine photo-lyase, with translation MTTHAVTHVVWLRNDLRVTDNLALYAACQDPNATVLAVFIATPAQWEKHDMAPRQATFLLENLTLVQQALAEKGIPLHYHECADFAASVDWLVQFCAQQQATDLFYHYQYEINERLRDKQVKDRLADSVVCHGYHDSLLLPPGSVLTGNGEMYKVFTPFRQAFIKRLLESDTTCVPAPDARGEPINNTVELAPFSYPQREVDSDDFPSGERAALQQLRRFCREQVQDYDKQRDFPSLPGTSKLSPYLALGIVSPRQCFNRLRAECPEMLERREGGAFTWFNELVWREFYRHLIVSWPQLCKHRPFTAWTQWVKWRESPEDLAAWQQGKTGYPIVDAAMRQLNETGWMHNRLRMICASFLVKDLLIDWREGERYFMSQLLDGDLAANNGGWQWAASTGTDAAPYFRIFNPTTQGERFDPEGRFIRHWLPELAAVPDKDIHQPHRWADKHHHQLNYPLPIVDHKTARQNTLAAFEAAKNIGMADNDREENSKYA, from the coding sequence ATGACCACGCATGCAGTTACACATGTAGTCTGGCTACGCAACGACCTGCGCGTTACCGATAATCTGGCGCTGTACGCGGCCTGTCAGGATCCGAACGCCACCGTGCTGGCGGTTTTTATCGCCACGCCTGCGCAGTGGGAAAAGCACGATATGGCACCACGTCAGGCTACCTTTCTGCTGGAGAACCTGACGCTGGTGCAGCAGGCGCTGGCCGAGAAAGGCATCCCGCTGCATTACCACGAATGTGCTGACTTTGCGGCGTCGGTTGACTGGCTGGTACAGTTTTGTGCGCAGCAGCAGGCTACCGATCTTTTCTACCATTATCAGTATGAAATCAACGAGCGCCTGCGTGATAAGCAGGTTAAAGATCGGCTGGCCGATAGCGTGGTTTGTCACGGTTATCATGACAGCCTGTTGTTACCGCCGGGTAGCGTGCTGACGGGTAATGGTGAGATGTATAAAGTATTTACGCCCTTTCGTCAGGCCTTTATCAAACGCCTGCTGGAGTCGGATACGACCTGCGTACCGGCACCAGACGCGCGCGGTGAACCGATCAATAACACAGTGGAACTGGCACCGTTTAGCTACCCGCAGCGCGAGGTGGATAGCGATGATTTCCCCAGCGGCGAACGCGCGGCATTACAGCAACTGCGCCGTTTTTGCCGCGAGCAGGTGCAGGATTATGACAAGCAGCGGGATTTTCCGTCGCTGCCCGGCACCAGCAAACTGTCTCCGTATCTGGCGCTTGGGATCGTATCGCCGCGCCAATGCTTTAACCGTCTGCGTGCCGAATGCCCGGAGATGTTGGAACGTCGTGAAGGCGGGGCGTTTACCTGGTTTAACGAGCTGGTCTGGCGTGAATTTTACCGCCACCTGATCGTGTCCTGGCCGCAGCTGTGTAAACACCGACCGTTCACCGCGTGGACGCAGTGGGTGAAATGGCGGGAATCACCGGAGGATTTAGCCGCCTGGCAGCAGGGGAAAACGGGCTACCCGATCGTGGATGCAGCGATGCGTCAACTGAATGAAACGGGATGGATGCACAATCGCCTGCGTATGATTTGTGCCAGTTTTCTCGTCAAAGATTTACTGATCGATTGGCGCGAAGGCGAACGCTACTTTATGTCGCAACTGCTGGATGGCGATCTGGCGGCGAATAACGGCGGCTGGCAGTGGGCGGCATCGACAGGCACCGATGCGGCACCTTATTTTCGTATTTTCAATCCGACAACGCAGGGCGAGCGCTTCGACCCTGAAGGTCGGTTTATTCGTCACTGGCTGCCCGAACTGGCTGCCGTACCGGATAAAGATATTCATCAGCCTCACCGTTGGGCTGACAAACACCACCATCAGCTGAACTATCCGCTGCCCATCGTCGACCATAAAACCGCGCGTCAGAATACGTTGGCGGCGTTTGAGGCGGCCAAAAATATCGGTATGGCGGATAACGATCGAGAAGAGAACAGTAAGTATGCGTAA
- a CDS encoding type 2 GTP cyclohydrolase I, which translates to MRNVELERIINEKLSTATFQDYAPNGLQVEGRADVKRIVTGVTASQALLDAAVEKQADAILVHHGYFWKNEPQIVCGMKRNRLKTLLLNDINLYGYHLPLDAHPELGNNAQLAALLEIQVQGAIEPLVPYGELAQPMTADAFCRRVEKRLGRSVLHCGDNAPQQIQRVAWCTGGGQGFIEQAARFGVDAFITGEVSEQTIHIAREMGLHFFAAGHHATERGGIKALGEWLAAQHGFDVTFIDIPNPA; encoded by the coding sequence ATGCGTAATGTGGAATTGGAAAGAATCATTAACGAGAAACTGAGCACGGCGACGTTTCAGGACTACGCACCGAACGGTTTACAGGTTGAGGGGCGTGCGGACGTAAAACGCATTGTGACGGGCGTAACGGCCTCACAGGCGCTGCTGGATGCGGCGGTAGAAAAGCAGGCCGATGCGATTCTGGTTCATCACGGCTACTTCTGGAAAAACGAACCGCAGATTGTCTGTGGTATGAAGCGTAACCGACTGAAAACGCTGTTGCTCAATGATATCAACCTGTACGGCTATCACTTGCCGTTGGATGCACACCCAGAACTGGGGAATAACGCACAGCTGGCGGCGCTGCTGGAGATTCAGGTGCAGGGCGCGATCGAGCCGCTGGTGCCGTATGGCGAACTGGCGCAGCCTATGACGGCAGACGCTTTTTGCCGCCGTGTAGAAAAACGATTGGGGCGTAGCGTGCTGCATTGTGGGGATAATGCACCGCAACAGATACAGCGCGTGGCTTGGTGTACCGGCGGCGGTCAGGGCTTTATTGAACAAGCGGCCCGCTTCGGGGTCGATGCGTTTATTACCGGTGAAGTGTCTGAGCAAACGATTCATATCGCACGCGAAATGGGGCTGCACTTCTTTGCTGCCGGACACCATGCCACCGAACGCGGTGGCATCAAAGCGTTGGGCGAATGGCTGGCGGCACAGCATGGTTTTGATGTGACATTTATTGATATTCCTAACCCTGCGTGA